The proteins below are encoded in one region of Sphaerodactylus townsendi isolate TG3544 linkage group LG06, MPM_Stown_v2.3, whole genome shotgun sequence:
- the NDUFA5 gene encoding NADH dehydrogenase [ubiquinone] 1 alpha subcomplex subunit 5, producing the protein MAGVLKKTTGLVGLAVSEAPHDRLRILYTKILAALQNIPRDAAYRTYTEKIVNERFDLVKTEPDVQKLENKINCGQLEEVILQAENELSLARKMVQWRPWEPLVEEPPANQWKWPV; encoded by the exons ATGGCTGGCGTACTGAAGAAG ACTACTGGGCTTGTGGGGCTCGCTGTCTCCGAAGCTCCACATGAT CGCTTGAGGATATTGTATACAAAAATTCTTGCAGCTCTGCAGAACATTCCCAGAGATGCCGCCTACAGGACTTACACAGAGAAAATTGTAAATGAGAGATTTGATCTAGTAAAAACA gAGCCTGATGTGCAAAaactagaaaataaaataaactgtggACAGCTAGAAGAAGTGATTTTGCAG GCTGAAAATGAGCTCTCCCTTGCCCGGAAAATGGTGCAGTGGCGGCCATGGGAGCCTTTAGTTGAAGAACCTCCTGCTAATCAGTGGAAGTGGCCAGTCTAG